The following nucleotide sequence is from Burkholderia gladioli.
TGTGCTGGGGCAGTACCGACTTCATGGCGGGGCAGGCGGCGCGCCGGGTGGGCGTGACGCGCTCGCTGTTCTACAGCCAGTCGATCGGCTTGCTGCTGCTGAGCGTCGTGCTCGCCTTCCATCCCGCCTGGCTGCGCATCGGCGCGCTCGACGCGGGGCTGCTGGTGGCGATCGTCGCGGCGATCTGCAACCTGGCCGCGATGGCCTCGCTGCTCAAGGCCTTGTCGATCGGCAAGGCCTCGGTGGTGGCGCCGATCGTGTCGCTCTATGGCGCCGTCACCACCTTGCTGGCGATCCTCGGCGGCCAGTCGATCACCGGCCTCACGGTGATCGGGCTGGCGCTGTGCGTGGCGGGCGCCAGCCTCGCGGGCATGGCGAAGTCCGCCGGCGGCCAGGCCGAGGCGCCGGCCTCGATCGGCTTCGCCCTGCTGTCCGCGCTGATGTTCGGCCTCGGCTTCTGGCTGCAGGGTGCCTTCGCGGTCCAGCGGCTGGGCGTGGCCAGCGCGCTGTGGGTCTATTACCTCACCGCGGTGGCGATCCTGTCGCTGCTGCTGGCGCGGCGGCGCGCTCTCTCGGCGCCGCCCGCCTCGCTG
It contains:
- a CDS encoding DMT family transporter, producing MAILMGLISALCWGSTDFMAGQAARRVGVTRSLFYSQSIGLLLLSVVLAFHPAWLRIGALDAGLLVAIVAAICNLAAMASLLKALSIGKASVVAPIVSLYGAVTTLLAILGGQSITGLTVIGLALCVAGASLAGMAKSAGGQAEAPASIGFALLSALMFGLGFWLQGAFAVQRLGVASALWVYYLTAVAILSLLLARRRALSAPPASLVALLLSISLFSLLGFLSLALGAATGQVAIVTVLSSLASAVTVLLGFVIRHERPSAAQWLGIAAILVGVVLLKVTPAAFA